The Gadus chalcogrammus isolate NIFS_2021 chromosome 10, NIFS_Gcha_1.0, whole genome shotgun sequence genome contains a region encoding:
- the lman2 gene encoding vesicular integral-membrane protein VIP36 isoform X1, translated as MAVETRKTVKSVCSRHYSNKMTNFSTFLRTAMLYLILRTSFVHCDITDGNQEHLKREHSLMKPYHGVGSSSSSQWDFWGSTLVTSSYVRLTPDDRSKQGSIWNTVPVHLKDWEMHVQYKIHGSGKKNLHGDGIAIWYTKERLHPGPVFGNQDHFVGLAIFLDTFRNDLHGMDRTFPYISAMVSNGSVGYDHGKDGRSAELGGCPAEIRNKDHETYLAIRYSKGRLTVMVDVEDKNEWKECIDIGGVSLPTGYYFGASAATGDLSDNHDIISMKMYQLMVEHTAEEESQDWTKIEPSVNLLKSPKDNIDDPTGNFRGTALTGWKVFLLLLCSLLGIVVCAVVGAVVFQKRQERNKRFY; from the exons ATGGCGGTAGAAACCAGGAAAACAGTCAAGTCAGTCTGTTCGCGACATTATTCCAACAAAATGACGAACTTCTCGACATTTCTAAGGACTGCAATGCTATATCTGATACTTCGCACGTCGTTTGTGCACTGCGATATAACAGACGGGAATCAAGAACACCTGAAGAGAGAACATTCCCTCATGAAACCTTACCACG GCGTCGGCAGCTCGTCGTCCAGCCAATGGGATTTCTGGGGCAGCACTTTAGTGACGAGTTCGTACGTGCGGTTGACTCCTGATGACCGAAGCAAGCAGGGCTCCATCTGGAACACTGTG CCGGTTCATCTGAAGGACTGGGAGATGCATGTACAGTACAAGATCCACGGGTCGGGAAAGAAGAATCTCCATGGTGATGGTATCGCCATCTGGTATACTAAGGAGAGACTGCACCCAG GCCCTGTGTTTGGGAACCAGGACCATTTTGTTGGCCTGGCTATTTTTTTGGATACCTTCCGCAATGACCTCCATGGGATGGAT CGGACCTTCCCCTACATCTCGGCCATGGTGAGCAACGGTAGCGTGGGCTACGACCACGGCAAAGATGGGCGCTCTGCGGAGCTGGGAGGCTGCCCTGCTGAGATCAGGAACAAAGACCATGAAACCTATCTGGCCATTCGCTACTCCAAGGGCCGGCTCACG GTCATGGTGGATGTGGAGGATAAGAACGAGTGGAAGGAGTGCATCGACATCGGAGGAGTCAGTCTGCCCACCGGCTATTACTTCGGAGCGTCGGCTGCCACGGGAGACCTGTCCG ACAACCACGACATCATCTCCATGAAGATGTACCAGCTGATGGTGGAGCACACGGCCGAGGAAGAGAGCCAGGACTGGACCAAGATCGAGCCCAGCGTCAACCTGCTCAAGTCCCCCAAAG ACAACATCGACGATCCCACCGGAAACTTCCGAGGCACGGCTCTCACAGGCTGGAAAGTCTTCCTGCTTCTTCTGTGCTCCCTGCTGGGAATTGTAGTCTGTGCTGTGGTGGGAGCTGTAGTTTTCCAAAAGAGACAAGAAAGAAACAAGCGATTCTACTAA
- the lman2 gene encoding vesicular integral-membrane protein VIP36 isoform X2, translating into MAVETRKTVKSVCSRHYSNKMTNFSTFLRTAMLYLILRTSFVHCDITDGNQEHLKREHSLMKPYHGVGSSSSSQWDFWGSTLVTSSYVRLTPDDRSKQGSIWNTVPVHLKDWEMHVQYKIHGSGKKNLHGDGIAIWYTKERLHPGPIFSHNAVFHGLAVFIDTYSNDDSTDRTFPYISAMVSNGSVGYDHGKDGRSAELGGCPAEIRNKDHETYLAIRYSKGRLTVMVDVEDKNEWKECIDIGGVSLPTGYYFGASAATGDLSDNHDIISMKMYQLMVEHTAEEESQDWTKIEPSVNLLKSPKDNIDDPTGNFRGTALTGWKVFLLLLCSLLGIVVCAVVGAVVFQKRQERNKRFY; encoded by the exons ATGGCGGTAGAAACCAGGAAAACAGTCAAGTCAGTCTGTTCGCGACATTATTCCAACAAAATGACGAACTTCTCGACATTTCTAAGGACTGCAATGCTATATCTGATACTTCGCACGTCGTTTGTGCACTGCGATATAACAGACGGGAATCAAGAACACCTGAAGAGAGAACATTCCCTCATGAAACCTTACCACG GCGTCGGCAGCTCGTCGTCCAGCCAATGGGATTTCTGGGGCAGCACTTTAGTGACGAGTTCGTACGTGCGGTTGACTCCTGATGACCGAAGCAAGCAGGGCTCCATCTGGAACACTGTG CCGGTTCATCTGAAGGACTGGGAGATGCATGTACAGTACAAGATCCACGGGTCGGGAAAGAAGAATCTCCATGGTGATGGTATCGCCATCTGGTATACTAAGGAGAGACTGCACCCAG GCCCCATCTTTTCCCACAATGCAGTGTTCCACGGGCTGGCCGTGTTTATAGACACTTATTCTAACGATGACTCGACGGAT CGGACCTTCCCCTACATCTCGGCCATGGTGAGCAACGGTAGCGTGGGCTACGACCACGGCAAAGATGGGCGCTCTGCGGAGCTGGGAGGCTGCCCTGCTGAGATCAGGAACAAAGACCATGAAACCTATCTGGCCATTCGCTACTCCAAGGGCCGGCTCACG GTCATGGTGGATGTGGAGGATAAGAACGAGTGGAAGGAGTGCATCGACATCGGAGGAGTCAGTCTGCCCACCGGCTATTACTTCGGAGCGTCGGCTGCCACGGGAGACCTGTCCG ACAACCACGACATCATCTCCATGAAGATGTACCAGCTGATGGTGGAGCACACGGCCGAGGAAGAGAGCCAGGACTGGACCAAGATCGAGCCCAGCGTCAACCTGCTCAAGTCCCCCAAAG ACAACATCGACGATCCCACCGGAAACTTCCGAGGCACGGCTCTCACAGGCTGGAAAGTCTTCCTGCTTCTTCTGTGCTCCCTGCTGGGAATTGTAGTCTGTGCTGTGGTGGGAGCTGTAGTTTTCCAAAAGAGACAAGAAAGAAACAAGCGATTCTACTAA